The following are encoded in a window of Methylocystis rosea genomic DNA:
- the argC gene encoding N-acetyl-gamma-glutamyl-phosphate reductase — protein MTTRTKIFIDGDAGTTGLEIRDRLAGRKDISLVSLPPETRKDAAAKRDILASVDIAVLCLPDDAARETVALCDALGDESPRLLDASTAHRVAEGWVYGFAELCKGQAAAIARARRVANVGCYATGAIALIRPLVDAGLIRSDQPLTINAISGYSGGGRQMIEAYERGEAPAFELYALGLEHKHVPEIMAYSQLSERPLFVPSVGNFRQGMLVSIPLALDALPGKPKAEDFEAAYAGHYAEAKHVRLAAAPTSGKLDPLALNGADDMEVFVIGNEARRHALLIARLDNLGKGAAGAAVQNLDLMMGKTAVVSA, from the coding sequence ATGACGACGAGAACGAAGATCTTCATCGACGGCGACGCCGGCACCACCGGGCTCGAAATCCGCGACCGGCTCGCCGGACGCAAGGACATTTCGCTCGTCTCGCTCCCGCCCGAGACGCGCAAGGACGCCGCCGCGAAACGCGACATTCTCGCTTCCGTCGACATCGCGGTTTTGTGTCTGCCCGACGACGCGGCCAGGGAAACCGTCGCGCTCTGCGACGCGCTCGGCGATGAGAGCCCGCGCCTGCTCGACGCCTCCACCGCCCATCGCGTGGCGGAGGGTTGGGTCTACGGCTTCGCCGAGCTTTGCAAAGGACAGGCGGCGGCGATCGCCCGCGCGCGCCGCGTGGCCAATGTCGGCTGCTATGCCACGGGCGCGATCGCGCTCATTCGCCCGCTCGTCGACGCCGGGCTTATCCGGTCGGACCAGCCGCTGACGATCAACGCGATCTCGGGCTATTCGGGCGGCGGACGGCAGATGATCGAAGCCTATGAGCGCGGCGAAGCGCCGGCCTTCGAGCTCTACGCGCTCGGGCTCGAGCACAAACATGTGCCGGAAATCATGGCCTATTCGCAGCTTTCCGAGCGGCCGCTTTTCGTGCCCTCGGTCGGCAATTTCAGGCAAGGCATGCTGGTCTCGATACCGCTCGCGCTCGACGCCTTGCCCGGCAAGCCCAAAGCCGAGGATTTCGAAGCCGCCTATGCGGGTCACTACGCGGAGGCGAAACATGTCCGGCTGGCGGCCGCGCCGACAAGCGGCAAGCTCGACCCGCTGGCGCTGAATGGCGCCGACGACATGGAGGTTTTTGTCATCGGCAATGAGGCGCGCCGCCACGCGCTTCTCATCGCCCGGCTCGATAATCTCGGCAAGGGCGCGGCTGGCGCGGCGGTGCAAAATCTCGACCTGATGATGGGAAAGACCGCCGTCGTCTCAGCCTAG
- a CDS encoding DUF1289 domain-containing protein, producing the protein MGVIHGRFDPSGAASYSAAGRIRRNPGEAQSKVEPMVDSPCIKICELNGDGVCVGCGRTRAEIAGWISMADAQKAQVVELAEKRKRAWSASHKGDCLIASSE; encoded by the coding sequence ATGGGCGTTATCCATGGGCGTTTTGACCCGAGCGGCGCTGCGTCCTATAGCGCGGCGGGACGCATCCGCCGCAATCCGGGCGAAGCGCAGTCAAAAGTGGAGCCAATGGTCGACAGTCCGTGCATAAAGATCTGCGAACTCAATGGCGACGGCGTGTGCGTCGGCTGCGGCCGCACGCGCGCCGAGATCGCCGGCTGGATATCGATGGCAGATGCGCAAAAAGCCCAGGTCGTCGAGTTGGCGGAAAAGCGCAAACGCGCTTGGAGCGCCAGCCACAAAGGCGATTGTCTAATCGCGTCCAGCGAGTAG
- a CDS encoding flavodoxin family protein, protein MPKRLLIVAHAPSRNTERLRDAVAAGARAPEIEGVEVETLSPFAATPEHVLAAQAVILGTTENLGYMSGALKDFFDRCYYPLLERTQGLPYALYIRAGHDGTGTRRGVETIVTGLRWRAVREPLICRGEWREDFVEECRELGMLVAAGLDVGAI, encoded by the coding sequence TTGCCCAAGCGCCTGCTCATCGTCGCGCATGCGCCGTCGCGCAATACCGAGCGGCTGCGGGACGCGGTCGCCGCCGGCGCGCGGGCGCCCGAGATCGAGGGCGTCGAGGTCGAGACGCTCAGCCCTTTCGCGGCGACGCCCGAGCATGTTCTCGCCGCTCAGGCGGTCATTCTCGGAACCACCGAAAATCTCGGCTACATGAGCGGGGCGCTCAAGGACTTCTTTGATCGTTGCTATTACCCCTTGTTGGAGCGCACGCAGGGCCTGCCTTACGCGCTCTACATTCGCGCCGGACACGACGGAACAGGAACGCGGCGCGGCGTCGAGACGATCGTGACCGGCCTGCGCTGGCGCGCGGTTCGCGAGCCGCTCATCTGCCGGGGCGAATGGCGCGAGGACTTCGTCGAGGAATGCCGTGAACTAGGGATGCTCGTCGCGGCAGGCCTCGACGTCGGGGCCATTTGA
- a CDS encoding peptide MFS transporter — protein MQRSDDFLGHPRGLGFLFASEMWERFSYYGMRALLVLYMVDYLLTPERMDAALGLDALKRGLETISGPLGPQPFASQIYGLYTGLVYLAPILGGAIADRWLGRTRTIVIGAALMAIGHFMMAYDRLFLIALLCIALGCGGFKPNISVQVGELYAPTDARRDRAYSIFYVGINIGAFFAPLVCGTVGETIGWHYGFACAGVGMAIGLATYVMGLPSLPPEPMRGQWRAPTAQARAQFRRSFTILMLLFAPSALFWAAFEQQGNTIALWAAQSTDRSVDVFGWRAEIPVTWFQAFNPLMIFLFTPPLVSFWSRLSRAGREPSTISKMSLGCLGVAVSYGVMAFAAWTSDGGAASWLWLLAFFAVITVSELHFSPIALSLVSHVAPEGSRSALMGVWFTSMFLGNLLAGWLGSLWSSVASVYFFLLMGALGVVGALIVEAARRPLGGLVSSR, from the coding sequence ATGCAGCGAAGCGACGATTTTCTCGGCCATCCGCGTGGGCTCGGTTTTCTCTTCGCTTCCGAAATGTGGGAGCGGTTTTCCTATTACGGGATGCGGGCGCTTCTCGTCCTCTACATGGTCGACTATCTGCTGACGCCAGAGCGCATGGACGCGGCGCTCGGGCTAGACGCCTTGAAGCGCGGGCTCGAGACGATTTCCGGTCCGCTCGGCCCGCAGCCTTTCGCCTCGCAAATCTACGGTCTCTACACCGGCCTCGTTTATCTCGCGCCGATTCTGGGCGGGGCGATCGCCGATCGTTGGTTGGGGCGCACACGCACGATCGTCATCGGCGCGGCGTTGATGGCCATCGGCCATTTCATGATGGCTTACGATCGCCTGTTTCTGATCGCGCTGCTTTGCATCGCGCTGGGCTGCGGCGGCTTCAAGCCGAACATCTCCGTCCAGGTCGGAGAGCTTTATGCGCCGACCGACGCCCGTCGCGACCGCGCCTATTCGATTTTTTATGTCGGCATCAATATCGGCGCGTTCTTCGCGCCGCTGGTTTGCGGAACGGTCGGGGAGACGATCGGCTGGCATTATGGCTTCGCCTGCGCCGGCGTCGGCATGGCGATCGGCCTCGCGACGTATGTGATGGGCCTTCCGAGTCTGCCGCCCGAGCCGATGCGCGGCCAGTGGCGCGCCCCGACGGCGCAGGCGCGCGCGCAGTTTCGCCGGTCATTCACCATCCTGATGCTGCTCTTTGCGCCTTCCGCGCTGTTCTGGGCCGCCTTCGAGCAGCAGGGCAACACGATCGCGCTGTGGGCGGCGCAGTCCACCGACCGCAGCGTCGATGTTTTCGGATGGCGCGCTGAAATTCCGGTGACATGGTTCCAGGCCTTCAATCCGCTGATGATCTTTCTCTTCACGCCGCCGCTCGTCTCTTTTTGGAGCCGGCTTTCTCGGGCTGGGCGCGAACCCTCGACGATCAGTAAAATGTCGCTTGGCTGTCTCGGCGTCGCTGTGAGCTACGGCGTTATGGCGTTCGCGGCCTGGACGAGCGACGGCGGCGCAGCGAGCTGGCTTTGGCTCCTCGCCTTTTTTGCCGTCATCACCGTCTCGGAGCTGCACTTTTCTCCGATCGCTCTGTCGCTCGTATCGCATGTCGCGCCGGAAGGCTCGCGCTCGGCGCTGATGGGCGTGTGGTTCACATCGATGTTTCTCGGCAATCTCCTGGCGGGATGGCTCGGCAGTTTGTGGTCGAGCGTCGCCAGCGTGTATTTCTTCCTGCTGATGGGCGCGCTCGGCGTCGTCGGCGCGCTGATCGTCGAGGCTGCGCGGCGACCGCTTGGCGGCCTCGTGTCTTCCCGCTAG